From a single Bacillus sp. NEB1478 genomic region:
- a CDS encoding protein-glutamate O-methyltransferase CheR, whose product MDDKERFTEEEYHTDSTENIEIDLLLEGLYRMSGFDFRQYMRSSIVRRIQNRMKIENIETISRVLDKIIHEPAFLTKVLNDLSINVTEMFRNPEFFKAFREKVVPQLRDYPEIRIWHAGCATGEEVYSMAILMEEEGLGTKTKLYATDMNEFVLKKANQGIFSINKMRTYTKNYMLSGGIQDFSDYYTADGQFAYLKSSILKQISFAQHNLVTDQSFNEFHVILCRNVLIYFTIGLQNQVHELFYESLGPKGFLGLGDKESLQFANNADKYVEFVESMKIYQKK is encoded by the coding sequence ATGGATGATAAAGAACGGTTTACAGAAGAGGAATACCATACCGACAGCACAGAAAATATTGAGATTGATTTATTGTTAGAAGGGTTGTACCGTATGTCTGGCTTTGATTTTCGCCAGTATATGCGGTCTTCCATCGTAAGAAGAATTCAAAATCGAATGAAGATCGAGAACATTGAAACCATTTCTCGAGTTCTTGATAAAATCATACATGAACCAGCATTTTTGACAAAAGTACTCAATGATCTTTCCATTAACGTAACAGAAATGTTCAGAAACCCTGAATTCTTTAAAGCCTTTCGGGAAAAAGTTGTTCCTCAATTAAGAGACTATCCAGAAATCAGAATATGGCATGCAGGATGCGCAACTGGTGAAGAAGTCTATTCGATGGCGATTTTAATGGAAGAAGAAGGCTTAGGAACTAAAACGAAGTTATACGCGACAGATATGAATGAATTTGTTCTAAAAAAAGCAAATCAAGGTATTTTTTCGATCAATAAAATGCGGACATACACGAAAAACTATATGCTATCAGGCGGGATACAAGATTTCTCTGACTATTATACCGCGGATGGACAGTTTGCTTACTTGAAATCATCTATTTTAAAGCAAATCAGCTTTGCTCAGCACAATTTAGTTACTGACCAATCCTTTAATGAGTTTCATGTCATCTTATGCCGCAACGTACTCATTTATTTTACGATAGGACTTCAAAATCAAGTGCATGAGCTATTTTATGAAAGCCTGGGTCCGAAAGGCTTTTTAGGTTTAGGAGACAAAGAATCGCTTCAATTTGCAAACAATGCAGATAAGTATGTTGAGTTTGTGGAGAGCATGAAAATCTATCAAAAAAAATAA
- a CDS encoding CHASE3 domain-containing protein, with the protein MGNKFKFGIRPKIITGYIIIIICLIMAIIAVNDQLNTMQRERNFIIEHDFAVRDLTNQIEKDLLQMETGQRGYIITGDRNYLDPYNEARSQWRKDFNNLNELLSDNPEQQKDIATINNNIKRWVAVAGEPSIALKEKGDTKGIQRFFKKDPGREEVEQVKSQFETFRSTEKALTEQRADKLNDKNSYLRIGLMGLLAFVIIASITLAYIISGSIIKTIKAVVETIRAMAHGGDLSKRIHVKTNDEIKELGDVTNELLDTFQQRDWLQTSVTEVVSMNQGISSLDQLADTCISGIAKITDSSFGAFYIREGKEKHIKFTKKAAFADLMSDVGRESFRLGQGVIGQCALEKRVQVINGIEGEYQLISSGLGEAKPKSLLIAPIVHEDEVVAVIELASLNEYTSQHKKFIQTVLETFGLTINRVIDRMEIARLLSESQAMTEELQAQSEELQTQSEELQMQSEELQMINEQLESRSQEAEEKSRALELAKKDLEEKAKQLTIGSKYKSEFLANMSHELRTPLNSILILSEMLAENTSNKLSDEELEFATVINSSGQDLLNLINDILDLSKVEAGKLDVMINEVNMSEFPAHMERNFRHVANQKGLEFKINMSPDVPMIFQTDEKRFQQIIKNLLSNAFKFTEKGSVSVNIQKRSANAINNGVEYWLEIAIIDTGIGISQEKHSLIFEAFQQADGATIRKYGGTGLGLSISNEFAKLLGGKLQLVSEEGKGSTFILLIPSIADESISTATFADAAAEIASTIEQTSSTFLEVPQNTETEENVDPEDSDEGNVFLGKTVLITDDDNRNIYALKTALESKGMNILVANNGIECLQVLDEKKKVDLILMDIMMPEMDGYETMQRIREINKYSELPIIALTAKAMKNDREKCIEAGASDYISKPLKLEQLFSVMHVWMTK; encoded by the coding sequence ATGGGAAACAAATTTAAATTTGGCATTCGACCTAAAATTATAACTGGTTACATTATTATTATCATTTGTTTAATCATGGCCATCATTGCTGTAAACGATCAGCTGAACACGATGCAGCGAGAAAGAAATTTCATCATAGAGCATGATTTTGCAGTACGAGACTTAACGAATCAAATCGAAAAAGATCTTTTACAAATGGAAACCGGTCAGCGCGGATATATCATTACAGGTGATCGCAATTACTTGGATCCTTATAATGAAGCACGCTCTCAATGGAGAAAAGACTTCAATAACTTGAATGAGCTTCTTTCGGACAACCCCGAGCAGCAAAAAGACATTGCAACCATTAACAATAACATCAAGCGCTGGGTCGCAGTTGCAGGGGAACCATCCATTGCACTAAAGGAAAAAGGCGACACAAAGGGCATTCAGAGATTTTTTAAGAAAGACCCGGGCAGAGAAGAAGTAGAACAAGTTAAAAGTCAGTTTGAAACATTTAGAAGCACAGAGAAAGCTTTAACTGAACAGCGCGCAGATAAACTGAATGATAAAAACTCCTACCTTCGAATTGGGTTGATGGGCCTTTTAGCATTTGTCATTATCGCATCTATCACTCTTGCATACATCATTTCTGGCTCTATCATAAAAACGATAAAGGCCGTAGTCGAAACCATTCGTGCCATGGCACATGGCGGTGACCTATCAAAACGGATCCATGTAAAGACAAATGATGAGATTAAAGAACTTGGCGACGTTACAAACGAACTGCTCGATACCTTCCAACAAAGAGATTGGCTTCAAACAAGTGTGACGGAAGTGGTCAGTATGAACCAAGGCATTTCCTCACTAGATCAGTTAGCCGATACATGTATCTCTGGCATTGCCAAAATTACCGATTCATCATTCGGTGCCTTTTATATTCGTGAAGGAAAAGAAAAACATATCAAATTTACGAAGAAAGCGGCCTTTGCCGACTTGATGAGTGATGTTGGAAGAGAAAGCTTTAGGCTTGGACAAGGCGTGATCGGACAGTGCGCTCTAGAGAAACGTGTACAAGTGATCAATGGAATAGAAGGCGAATATCAACTGATCTCTTCAGGACTTGGAGAAGCAAAACCAAAAAGCCTTTTGATTGCTCCGATTGTTCATGAAGATGAAGTGGTAGCGGTTATTGAACTCGCAAGCCTGAATGAATACACATCACAGCACAAGAAGTTCATTCAAACGGTACTAGAAACGTTCGGACTTACGATCAATAGAGTAATAGACCGCATGGAAATCGCAAGACTATTGTCTGAATCACAGGCGATGACAGAGGAGCTGCAAGCACAATCAGAGGAACTTCAGACCCAATCAGAAGAACTCCAAATGCAGTCAGAAGAACTTCAGATGATCAACGAACAGCTTGAATCCCGTTCACAAGAGGCAGAAGAAAAATCACGAGCGCTTGAACTGGCTAAAAAAGATCTCGAAGAAAAGGCGAAACAACTTACGATAGGATCCAAATATAAATCAGAATTCCTGGCAAACATGTCACATGAACTGAGAACACCGTTGAACAGCATCTTAATCCTATCAGAAATGCTTGCTGAAAACACAAGCAACAAACTATCGGATGAAGAATTAGAATTTGCTACAGTCATTAACTCATCAGGACAAGATTTATTAAACTTGATCAACGATATTCTAGATCTCTCGAAAGTCGAAGCCGGAAAATTAGATGTTATGATCAACGAAGTCAATATGAGTGAATTCCCTGCCCATATGGAAAGGAATTTCAGACATGTTGCAAATCAAAAAGGTCTTGAGTTTAAAATTAACATGAGTCCGGATGTTCCGATGATCTTCCAAACCGATGAAAAAAGATTCCAGCAGATTATTAAAAACCTTCTTTCGAACGCGTTTAAGTTCACTGAGAAAGGTTCTGTTTCTGTTAACATTCAAAAGCGTTCAGCAAACGCGATAAACAACGGAGTCGAATATTGGCTTGAAATCGCCATTATAGATACAGGAATCGGTATTTCACAAGAAAAACATAGTCTTATTTTCGAAGCCTTCCAGCAAGCGGACGGCGCTACAATCAGAAAATATGGAGGAACCGGCCTCGGTTTGTCGATCAGTAATGAATTTGCAAAACTGCTAGGAGGCAAACTCCAGCTGGTTAGTGAAGAAGGAAAAGGCAGTACGTTTATTCTGCTCATTCCGAGCATTGCAGACGAAAGTATTTCTACCGCAACATTTGCGGATGCTGCTGCAGAAATTGCCTCTACCATTGAACAGACAAGTTCTACTTTTCTAGAAGTACCGCAAAACACAGAAACAGAAGAAAATGTAGATCCAGAAGACAGTGATGAAGGAAATGTATTTTTGGGGAAAACGGTCTTGATCACAGATGACGATAACCGAAATATTTATGCGTTAAAAACAGCTCTTGAAAGTAAAGGCATGAACATTCTTGTCGCTAATAACGGAATTGAATGTCTTCAAGTTCTGGATGAAAAGAAAAAAGTTGACCTTATTCTAATGGATATCATGATGCCTGAAATGGACGGCTATGAAACGATGCAGCGTATTCGAGAAATAAATAAATATTCCGAGCTGCCGATCATCGCCTTAACGGCAAAAGCCATGAAAAATGACCGTGAAAAGTGTATAGAGGCAGGAGCATCTGACTACATCAGTAAGCCGTTAAAGTTAGAACAGTTATTTTCAGTCATGCATGTTTGGATGACGAAATAA
- a CDS encoding sulfite oxidase-like oxidoreductase: protein MMGLNKADRIKKMRVPEVDKSLEGRLPPGQVLTERFPILHEGEVPVYDMEKWTFSVEGLVGKEVEFSFEDIMKMPQTKVVRDIHCVTRWSRFDNTFEGVTFKDFLKGIDVDPAAKFVMVHGDYDYTTNVPLEDMLRDDVLLAHSFEGKPLTEKHGFPLRLVVPHLYFWKSAKWVRKFEFLAEDQPGFWEQNDFHMYGDPFKEERFSGEGFEMPEDEWKKKDYD from the coding sequence ATGATGGGGCTAAATAAAGCTGACAGAATCAAAAAAATGCGTGTTCCTGAAGTGGATAAAAGTTTAGAAGGAAGACTTCCGCCTGGTCAGGTTTTGACAGAACGATTTCCGATTTTGCATGAAGGGGAAGTTCCCGTTTATGACATGGAAAAATGGACGTTTTCAGTTGAAGGACTTGTGGGGAAAGAAGTCGAATTTTCTTTTGAAGACATTATGAAGATGCCGCAAACAAAAGTGGTCCGCGATATTCATTGTGTAACGCGATGGTCAAGATTCGACAACACGTTTGAAGGAGTAACGTTCAAGGATTTTTTGAAAGGGATCGATGTTGATCCTGCAGCAAAGTTTGTGATGGTTCACGGTGACTATGATTATACGACGAATGTTCCGCTCGAAGATATGCTGCGAGATGACGTTTTACTGGCGCATTCCTTTGAGGGCAAACCACTGACGGAAAAACACGGGTTTCCTCTTCGCCTTGTTGTACCACATCTTTATTTTTGGAAAAGTGCGAAGTGGGTCCGCAAGTTTGAGTTTCTAGCTGAAGATCAGCCCGGCTTTTGGGAACAAAACGATTTTCATATGTATGGTGACCCGTTTAAGGAAGAACGATTTTCTGGCGAAGGGTTCGAGATGCCTGAAGATGAGTGGAAAAAGAAAGATTATGATTGA
- a CDS encoding fused response regulator/phosphatase: protein MTILMVDDNPVNLFVIEKILKNAGYDDCVSLSSAQKLFDYLGHNEKEINKKSVDLILLDIMMPEIDGVEACRQIQQIDAFKDIPIIFITALEDSSKLADALDAGGMDYVTKPINKVELLARIRVALRLKYEKDWHAEQEQKIQNELDLAMQVQKGLLNPPLEEENITINISHLPSFKLAGDMYYWHKFDEHRYGVILLDMMGHGISSSLVCMFISSVMRDTIKELADPELVIKELNRYMALLHNPGNDHNYYFTGIYLLIDTKKKTVEYVNAGHPEGYILVDNHSLLPIERGSYAVGFFEKIDVKKSMIHYEDNIQLLLFTDGVLEALGSDEEVMMSKLRLLASEKWSNIRSPIHLVIPEEHHSGQGDDMCILMIQAN, encoded by the coding sequence ATGACAATTCTTATGGTTGATGATAATCCTGTAAATTTATTTGTTATAGAAAAAATCTTGAAAAATGCAGGATATGATGACTGTGTTTCCTTATCTTCCGCTCAAAAATTATTCGATTATCTTGGGCATAACGAAAAAGAAATCAATAAAAAATCAGTTGATCTCATCCTACTTGATATTATGATGCCGGAAATCGATGGTGTAGAGGCATGTCGCCAAATACAGCAGATTGATGCTTTTAAGGATATTCCTATTATTTTTATTACAGCTTTAGAAGACTCTAGTAAACTAGCAGATGCTCTGGACGCTGGAGGAATGGATTACGTTACAAAACCAATCAACAAAGTGGAACTTCTTGCCCGTATACGAGTAGCACTCCGCTTGAAATATGAAAAAGACTGGCACGCTGAGCAAGAACAAAAAATTCAAAATGAGCTTGATCTGGCTATGCAAGTTCAAAAAGGTTTATTGAATCCTCCTTTAGAGGAAGAAAACATTACGATTAATATCTCCCATCTGCCTTCTTTTAAGCTTGCCGGTGATATGTATTATTGGCATAAATTCGACGAGCATCGGTATGGTGTGATCCTTTTAGATATGATGGGTCACGGCATTTCTTCATCACTCGTTTGTATGTTTATTTCATCTGTTATGAGGGATACCATTAAAGAACTCGCAGATCCGGAGCTGGTGATTAAAGAGTTAAACCGCTACATGGCACTTCTTCACAATCCTGGAAACGATCATAATTATTATTTTACAGGAATTTATCTTTTGATTGATACGAAAAAGAAAACGGTTGAATATGTAAATGCCGGCCATCCTGAAGGTTATATTTTAGTAGATAATCATTCGCTTCTGCCGATTGAAAGAGGCAGTTACGCCGTAGGATTTTTCGAAAAAATCGATGTGAAGAAATCTATGATTCATTACGAAGATAACATACAGCTTCTTTTGTTTACTGACGGTGTGTTAGAAGCGTTAGGGTCTGATGAAGAAGTTATGATGAGCAAACTTCGGTTACTGGCTTCCGAAAAATGGAGCAATATCCGTTCTCCAATTCATCTTGTTATTCCTGAAGAACATCATTCTGGTCAAGGCGATGATATGTGCATCCTTATGATTCAGGCTAATTAA
- a CDS encoding YpzI family protein — translation MGRDRQEKKLKESRRVESDRDQSLKYSGAAKMESPDEARARNHQDQ, via the coding sequence ATGGGTCGAGACAGACAAGAAAAAAAGCTGAAAGAGTCAAGACGTGTAGAATCTGACCGTGATCAAAGCTTGAAATATTCAGGAGCTGCAAAGATGGAAAGTCCAGACGAAGCTCGAGCGCGTAACCACCAAGATCAATAA
- a CDS encoding S8 family peptidase: MFKRFVAYAAALPLLVSLALPASAAEPQEKAASFSPSVDKQTAPKELIVHFKDSVTNTAAKEIVSKNGGQITDKSDHFYVVKVNSSSTNDAVEKYENLNTVEYAEPNATFHATYVPNDPFYKTQQYAPQKVAAEQAWDVTQSSSSVKIAVVDTGVDYNHPDLEGKVIKGHDFVADDENPIDENEHGTHVAGIAAANTNNGVGVAGLAPKASILAVRVLDAEGSGSLDDVAQGIRYAADQGAQVINLSLGGNLGTKTLEDAVNYAWNKGSVVVAAAGNSGVALPSYPAYYENAIAVAATDQNDQKASFSNFGTWVDIAAPGVDIYSTIPLNRYASFSGTSMASPVVAGVAGLLAAQGKNASQIRSALESTADPITGTGTLFQNGRVNAAKAVQQ; this comes from the coding sequence ATGTTCAAGCGTTTCGTGGCATACGCCGCAGCTTTACCCCTTTTAGTATCTTTAGCTCTCCCGGCTTCCGCTGCAGAGCCACAAGAAAAGGCAGCTTCGTTTTCACCGTCTGTTGATAAACAGACTGCTCCAAAGGAATTAATTGTCCATTTTAAAGATTCGGTAACGAACACTGCCGCTAAAGAGATTGTTTCAAAGAACGGCGGACAGATTACTGATAAATCGGATCACTTTTATGTTGTAAAGGTTAACAGCAGTAGCACAAATGATGCTGTAGAGAAATATGAAAATTTGAACACAGTCGAGTACGCTGAACCTAATGCGACTTTTCACGCAACTTATGTGCCGAATGATCCATTCTACAAGACTCAGCAATATGCACCACAAAAAGTAGCGGCTGAACAGGCATGGGATGTTACACAAAGTTCTTCTTCCGTAAAAATCGCTGTCGTTGATACAGGTGTAGACTACAATCATCCCGATTTAGAGGGAAAAGTTATTAAAGGACATGATTTTGTGGCCGATGACGAAAACCCGATTGATGAAAATGAGCACGGAACGCATGTTGCAGGTATCGCTGCGGCTAACACGAACAACGGCGTTGGTGTGGCAGGTCTCGCTCCAAAGGCTTCTATTTTAGCAGTTCGTGTATTAGATGCGGAAGGCAGCGGCTCATTGGATGATGTAGCACAAGGTATCCGGTATGCTGCAGATCAGGGGGCACAAGTCATCAACTTGAGCCTCGGTGGAAATCTGGGAACAAAAACGCTTGAAGATGCTGTAAACTATGCATGGAATAAAGGTTCTGTCGTGGTTGCAGCTGCTGGTAATTCAGGTGTGGCTCTTCCTAGCTACCCTGCTTATTACGAGAATGCGATCGCTGTTGCAGCGACGGACCAAAACGACCAGAAGGCTTCTTTTTCAAACTTTGGAACGTGGGTTGATATTGCCGCTCCTGGTGTCGATATTTACTCAACGATTCCGCTCAACCGATATGCCAGTTTTTCAGGTACGTCGATGGCATCACCAGTCGTTGCCGGGGTAGCCGGATTGTTGGCTGCACAAGGTAAAAATGCTTCACAAATCCGTTCTGCTTTAGAAAGTACGGCCGATCCTATAACAGGAACAGGCACATTGTTCCAAAATGGACGCGTAAATGCAGCAAAAGCTGTACAACAATAG
- a CDS encoding biotin transporter BioY → MTVREMTYVSLFAAIMIVLGLLPPIALPFTPVPITAQTLGVMLAGVVLGARLGSISMIVFLLIIAIGVPGLAGGRGGLSALFGPSAGYLFSWPISAFLIGWLTDKSRQSLSVWKVFLYNIIAGIIFVYACGIPVQAMIMDISFKAAAIPSLAYLPGDLTKAVIAAILGVKVRERLKINNHSYTQNKTINE, encoded by the coding sequence ATGACAGTAAGAGAAATGACATATGTATCTTTATTTGCAGCAATTATGATTGTACTTGGTTTATTGCCTCCAATTGCCTTACCGTTTACACCTGTTCCGATTACCGCACAAACATTAGGTGTTATGCTGGCCGGAGTCGTCTTAGGTGCAAGACTGGGATCAATCAGTATGATTGTGTTCCTATTAATTATTGCAATCGGTGTCCCAGGACTCGCTGGCGGAAGAGGCGGCTTGAGCGCTCTTTTTGGACCGAGTGCCGGTTATCTGTTCAGTTGGCCGATCTCAGCATTTTTAATCGGCTGGTTAACTGATAAATCTCGACAGTCGCTAAGTGTTTGGAAGGTCTTTTTATATAATATAATCGCAGGAATTATTTTTGTTTATGCTTGTGGAATTCCAGTTCAGGCAATGATTATGGACATAAGCTTTAAAGCTGCTGCCATTCCATCTTTAGCATACTTGCCTGGTGATTTGACTAAAGCAGTAATAGCAGCAATACTTGGAGTTAAGGTTAGAGAAAGATTGAAGATAAATAATCATTCGTATACACAAAACAAAACAATCAATGAGTAA